From Drosophila nasuta strain 15112-1781.00 chromosome X, ASM2355853v1, whole genome shotgun sequence, one genomic window encodes:
- the LOC132796841 gene encoding uncharacterized protein LOC132796841 yields MQPTSSRFFGCLWKQQLSSMMRRQLQLQKITSRQLASKGGRNKVKMMSQRETSTQTRTPNLAHNPMHPAHPMRRETNMWKDPLSTDTKWLSARDPRRYRPDFGQTEPHSLRKQFMRSPDERTRDAMTRDWEAATQLNEIGRRQAQLVAQQRHHDKMYKQLDKSEATSRLGQSRSKYAAKQQRHHAADQRSNED; encoded by the coding sequence ATGCAACCAACATCATCGCGGTTCTTCGGCTGTTTGTGGAAGCAGCAGCTCTCATCGATGATGCGTCgtcaactgcaattgcagaagATCACCTCACGTCAATTGGCATCGAAGGGCGGCCGCAATAAGGTGAAAATGATGTCACAACGCGAGACTTCGACTCAGACTCGGACTCCGAATCTGGCTCATAATCCAATGCATCCGGCGCATCCAATGAGGCGCGAGACGAACATGTGGAAGGATCCCCTGAGCACGGACACCAAGTGGTTGAGCGCCCGCGATCCCCGCCGCTATAGACCAGACTTTGGCCAAACCGAGCCACATTCGTTGCGCAAACAATTCATGCGCAGTCCCGACGAACGCACTCGCGACGCGATGACTCGCGATTGGGAGGCGGCGACTCAATTGAATGAGATCGGTCGCCGTCAGGCGCAGTTGGTCGCTCAGCAGCGCCATCACGATAAGATGTACAAGCAGTTGGACAAAAGTGAAGCGACTTCTCGACTTGGACAATCTCGATCCAAATATGCGGCCAAGCAGCAGCGTCATCATGCAGCTGACCAACGATCCAACGAGGATTAG
- the LOC132796100 gene encoding sarcoplasmic calcium-binding protein isoform X2, with protein MAFNIVSRGLLRTSREILERNMAATMGALQHPPSPLSTQQPTGDYNNNRLVVINLSCATHAPWHLMSGRTAMIQAVRQYSKKTAGAATMRREESDSDSDSDDEFERRRRNANVKRSERGDSEFWRRKMRTLHRIMDVNHDGVISYDDFNLLAKRFSDLGHLSPEVAAEFNDVIKQTWEEQFGEITPYNLVNAEQFLTDLHHRLNDKKMAKRIGRFLPYLFKAVDFDHTGHLDLEQYKLFFRCLGLTEEDAAVSFAVIDKNGDGQLSLKEFVHLGRQFFLTEDDTKISKMFWGPLITDH; from the exons atggcaTTCAACATTGTAAGCCGCGGTCTTTTGCGCACTTCGAGAGAAATCCTGGAACGCAATATGGCCGCAACGATGGGCGCCCTGCAGCACCCCCCCTCACCACTCTCAACCCAGCAGCCAACGGGCGATTACAACAATAAT CGCCTGGTTGTGATAAATTTGAGCTGTGCAACACATGCGCCATGGCATTTAATGTCCGGCCGCACAGCCATGATTCAAGCAGTGCGCCAATATTCAAAGAAAACAGCAGGCGCAGCCACAATGCGTCGCGAGGAAAGCGACAGCGATTCGGATTCGGATGATGAGTTCGAGCGACGTCGTCGCAATGCTAATGTTAAGCGCAGCGAGCGG GGCGACTCTGAGTTTTGGCGCCGCAAGATGCGCACCTTGCATCGCATTATGGACGTGAATCACGATGGTGTCATCTCATATGatgatttcaatttgctgGCAAAACGTTTCAGCGATTTGGGCCATTTGTCGCCCGAAGTGGCCGCCGAATTCAACGATGTGATTAAGCAGACGTGGGAGGAGCAATTTGGCGAGATAACGCCATATAATCTGGTTAATGCCGAGCAATTCTTAACCGATCTGCATCATCGACTGAATGACAAGAAAATGGCCAAGCGCATTGGACGCTTTTTGCCGTATTTGTTTAAG GCCGTTGACTTTGATCACACTGGCCACTTGGATCTCGAACAATATAAGCTCTTCTTCCGCTGTCTGGGACTCACCGAAGAGGATGCTGCCGTTTCATTTGCTGTGATAGACAAGAATGGCGATGGCCAGTTGTCGCTAAAGGAGTTTGTTCATTTGGGACGTCAATTCTTTTTGACCGAGGACGAtacaaaaatatcgaaaatgTTCTGGGGTCCGCTAATCACTGACCATTGA
- the LOC132796100 gene encoding sarcoplasmic calcium-binding protein isoform X1: protein MHMYAASVTTSPSSSSSSLCFHFFSPQLPLSKRIRTRQRTVVFNGKQSKAKKLTKKKKFRKEKQQQSRLVVINLSCATHAPWHLMSGRTAMIQAVRQYSKKTAGAATMRREESDSDSDSDDEFERRRRNANVKRSERGDSEFWRRKMRTLHRIMDVNHDGVISYDDFNLLAKRFSDLGHLSPEVAAEFNDVIKQTWEEQFGEITPYNLVNAEQFLTDLHHRLNDKKMAKRIGRFLPYLFKAVDFDHTGHLDLEQYKLFFRCLGLTEEDAAVSFAVIDKNGDGQLSLKEFVHLGRQFFLTEDDTKISKMFWGPLITDH from the exons atgcatatgtatgctGCTTCTGTTAcaacgtcgccgtcgtcgtcgtcgtcgtcgctgtgttttcatttcttttcgcCGCAACTGCCGCTGTCAAAACGAATTCGAACGCGCCAGCGAACGGTTGTGTTTAACGGAAAGCaatcaaaagcaaagaagttgacgaagaagaagaagttcAGAAaggagaagcagcagcaaagt CGCCTGGTTGTGATAAATTTGAGCTGTGCAACACATGCGCCATGGCATTTAATGTCCGGCCGCACAGCCATGATTCAAGCAGTGCGCCAATATTCAAAGAAAACAGCAGGCGCAGCCACAATGCGTCGCGAGGAAAGCGACAGCGATTCGGATTCGGATGATGAGTTCGAGCGACGTCGTCGCAATGCTAATGTTAAGCGCAGCGAGCGG GGCGACTCTGAGTTTTGGCGCCGCAAGATGCGCACCTTGCATCGCATTATGGACGTGAATCACGATGGTGTCATCTCATATGatgatttcaatttgctgGCAAAACGTTTCAGCGATTTGGGCCATTTGTCGCCCGAAGTGGCCGCCGAATTCAACGATGTGATTAAGCAGACGTGGGAGGAGCAATTTGGCGAGATAACGCCATATAATCTGGTTAATGCCGAGCAATTCTTAACCGATCTGCATCATCGACTGAATGACAAGAAAATGGCCAAGCGCATTGGACGCTTTTTGCCGTATTTGTTTAAG GCCGTTGACTTTGATCACACTGGCCACTTGGATCTCGAACAATATAAGCTCTTCTTCCGCTGTCTGGGACTCACCGAAGAGGATGCTGCCGTTTCATTTGCTGTGATAGACAAGAATGGCGATGGCCAGTTGTCGCTAAAGGAGTTTGTTCATTTGGGACGTCAATTCTTTTTGACCGAGGACGAtacaaaaatatcgaaaatgTTCTGGGGTCCGCTAATCACTGACCATTGA